In the Nothobranchius furzeri strain GRZ-AD chromosome 1, NfurGRZ-RIMD1, whole genome shotgun sequence genome, aatttactggccagcacctgtatctaCTCGTACAGCTCTGAGTGGGGTCATTTCAGCGTTTGACCTGCATGACTAATCCTTCACAACAATCCCACAGTCATATAGGAGTCAACAGGAGCAAACACTCACTGTGGGTTGACTGTCTTGAGTCAGAGTCCTTGGCTCTGTTGGGTtcggtccgggggggggggggggggggggtcctgatgAGGTCATGGGGGTCAGACGAGTGGCGAGTGATTCTCTGCATGGAACTAATTTCAGCTGCAGTTTAGGGACAGCATTCATTTAAATCGGGTGCGTTGGAGAAGAAAACTGACAGTTTGAGGTACGGTAAACAAAAGCATGATGCAGGTTTGTCTTTCTGAGACAGAAAGCAGTAAAGGAATTGATGTCCCATTATGAGTGAGAAATTACAAATGGCCCCAACTTCTTTTTATTCTTAAAAATATTGGCCACTGTTTCCTTTCTAAGgaagattagggccactgaaaattcGGACtattttcctttcttttctttttttctttcttagaATGATTAAAATCTGAAATCTGAGGGGGAAAAGTCTAATCTGAGATTAAAAtcagaatgggggggggggggggggtataatcCAAGAATAATGTCAGAAATCTGTGGGAGAAAAATAATCTGAGATTCAAGGCAGAATTCTGCAGAAAAAGTCTCATCTGAAAAGTCATAATTCTGAGGATTTTTTTATCagtttaaagtcagaattctctttcttttggaTTAGAGCCACtcaaaagaaaaatgaaagatTTCTGAATTTTTGTTCTCAGAATTCTAATTCTGacattttttcttagaattctgactttaattctCTTTTTTTTCACTGGACCTAATCCAAGAGATGTCTAACTTTTTTCCCTCAGaattctgaagaaaaaaaaagtacaaattcTGGAAAAAAAAGGGTCAAaattctccttttctttttttctattcAGTGGCCCCTATCTTCCTCCATAGATTACAATACAGTTCAGAAAGCAACAACTTCACAACCAAGGCCATTCTTTCTTTATTGACAAGTCACTTTATGCTTGAAAAAAGGGCAAAAAATTACACATTTTGGAATAGTGCTGTTATTAAAGCATGGCTATTCTGCAAaaggtcgtcgtcttcctccgcttatccgggtcgcgggggcagcatcccaactagggagctccagaccgtcctctcccctgccacctccaccagcaactccggcaggaccccaaggcgttcccggaccagattggagatgtaacctctccaacgtgccttgggtcgacccggggacctcctgccggcaggacatgcatgaaacacctccccagggaggcgtccaggaggcatcctgaccagatgcccaaaccacctcaactgactcctttcaatctggaggagcagcggttctactctgagtccctcccgaatgtccgagctcctcactctatctctaaggctgagcccggccaccctacggaggaaactcatctcggccgcttgtatccgcgatctcgttctttcggtcattacccaaagctcatgatcataggtgaggattgggacgtagatcgaccggtaaatcgagagcctggctttctggctcagctccctcttcaccacgacagatcagctcagcgtccgcatcactgcagacgccgaaccaatccgcctgtcgatctcccgatccctcctaccctcaattgtgaacaagaccccaagatacttaaactcctccacttgaggtaggacctctcccccgacccggagttggcaagccacccttttccggtcgagaaccatggtctcagatttggaggtgatgatcttcatcccagccgcttcacactcggccgcgaacctacccagcaagagctgaaggtcagagctggatgaagctaggaggaccacatcatccgcaaaaggcacagacgagattctcctgccaccaaactcgacacactccacaccacggctgcgcctagaaattctgaccataaaggtaatgaacagaaccggtgacaaagggcagccctggcggagtccaaccctcaccaggaacaggtccgacttactaccggctatgcggaccaaactcacgctcctctggtaaagagactgaatggcccttagcaaaaagccacccaccccatactcctggagcgttccccacagggtgcccctggggacacggtcataagccttctccaaatccacaaaacacaagtggattggttgggcaaactcccatgccccctccatcacccttgcaagggtatagagctggtccacagttccacggccaggacgaaaaccacattgctcctcctcaatctgagattcaactattgctCAGATCCTCCTCTCCAGGACCTTGGAgttgacctttccagggaggctgaggagtgtaatccccctatagttggaacacaccctcaggtcacccttcttaaagatggggaccaccacttcggtctgccactccacaggaactgcccccgatgaccacgcaatgttgcagagacgtgtcaaccacgacagccctacaacatccttagccttgagatacccaggacgaatctcatctgcccctggggctccgccgctgtgtagttgtttgactacctcagcaacttctgcccccgagattggacagtccatccgcaGGCAAAAGGTAGCGGTTTGAAATAATATCAACATGCTGATAACGTCTGTCACAGTAATCCACTTATGCAGATTGTTAAAATCTGACTATGTGGTCAAAGTTTTTATAAAACAATCACGTTAATTGGTGAGTTTCAACATGCAGTTTAAAAGTGTCCTCCTGCCTGAAGATTCTACCGCACGTCAAGCACTGAAAAGACTTCTTGTTGTGTGGATCATCAGGTGTCTCTTCTTGTCTCTCAAACTGTAGAAAGTCTTGGGACAAAGCGAGCACCTGTAAGGCTTCTCTCCGGTGTGTTGGCGAGTGTGACGTGTCAGTATGCACTTTGCGATGAAACCTTTCCCACATTGTTTACACTTGTAAGGCCTCTCGCCGGTGTGGGAGCGCATGTGCAGCCTCAACTCCCCGGAGGAGAGGAAAGCCTTCCCACACTCTGAACACAGATAGTTCTTCTCCCCTCGGTGCATGCGCATGTGTCTTGCCATTTGCTGGATGGAGGTCTTTCCACATATGTCACATTTATAGCGCCAATCccccgtgtgtgtgcgtgagtgtgaatTTAGAGCATTTAAAGACTTGAAGCCTTTTCCGCAGGTGGAGCACAAAAATGGCATCTCACCGGTGTGACTCCGGTAGTGGATAGTCAGGTACCATTTAGAGGGATACTTCTTGTCGCACTTATCACACTGATATGGAGGACCTTTGCTGTTAGAGGACGCGTCTTCCTTTGAAAATTTGCTGATTTTCAGTCCAGGGATTGTTGTTCCCCTCATCAGAGTGATATAATTCCTAAAGATGTTACCAGGTTTCTGGATCAGATGTGTCCGTCTGATGTGCTGAAGAAGATCTGACACTTTGCCAACAGTGTAGGAGCATTTAGAGCAGTAATGGAGCGTAGATGGACCAGAACCTGAAAGAAACAGAAAtgacaaacatttttatttttggttattttgtcTCGTCCCCCCCAATATGTGAAATAATTTAAATTAGTACAGCAAATATCTTTGTGAACACAGATTTGTAGGGAAATTAGCAGTTTTCATACCTTCACTTTGTTGATTTTTTCCATCATCCCTTCTCCCTGAATCGTCCACAACTGGTTCAGTCTGGTTTTCCTCAGATGATTCTTTATCTAAATCAAACCCCTCTTCATCACTGATTGGAGACTCTTCCTGGTTTGAACTGGGTTTGGGATGCAGGGACAGAAAGGGCAAAAACATATTCTGAGTTTGAGAGAAACCTGtgacaaagaaaaaagataaacatCAGACCAAGATGTTAAGACTAAGTTGATGAAGAAAAGTAGCTTCaggcgacaggatttggagtcttatttcctgatatttggacatctcgcttcagattggctaacagcaacacaactaccACCGACTCCGTTTTTGTAGCCAcctggatgttttatcttcacaaaaaacaagtctgtgtggtggagttgctaatgctaatggttagcttctactagccaagacgttctctgcggtttcctggatgctaaactaacaacagaccttccctgttgtgaatcaagatgggtgagtaaatgaatgttaagtgacagtgtgatgtagatgtgtcaagattttcaaatcctagggtatcagcagctaatgcaggagataggtgtaggagactattttcatcttcaaCCTGCGTGAAAAACTCAAAAGTGACCAATTATCATCTGAAATCAGATTTAAAAAGTGGTTTTtcggtgttccacacctttaatgacaAAATTTATGTAAAATTAAAAACCAAAATCTTTATCAACTAAAACTAAGAAGGCTGCACAAAACAACAGTGCTTCAGAGGTATTGATGTAACTTCGTTTTGTGAATATTTAGAAATAATTGTTGTAGCGTCacaaaggtcctctaatttgtgacaaaggtcacattttcccagctaggtcaagctgggtctgactgtaacttttggttccacagattaatcCATGAGTCATGATGGCTGCGGAATATCATCCTTTATctactgctgttccgtcccagaagaaggacacttaaaGTTTCACAatgataatttaaataataattttaataaactctttgacttgattactgtttattataatcatcataaataatctcttggttcagtataaatgtatttttaattactgaaatgaattattatgctttgggtataattatgattatggctgataatcggttatgtgtgttcagtaaaccagaaggtcaacttccactttatccatccaacacagagcttatccagagtaaaggtgatctgccatcacatgtctttgactcatgaccaaagctttcttgctgagagagggcgtgttctgaggggtttgttaaaactaactttccagcagcaaaacctgagttcgtgaaccaaccaccatcactgaggataagggaacggccaccctgaagcctccacctgctgttctgccatgctgatagaatagctttgaataaactcacgataaccagctgacgcaaaactccttcatagttattgattttgagttaAGTAAGACGCAAaattccttcagagttaagccaaacgctcgacactgtgtaccctgcgacatctctggaccagaggatcggtttcACTCgtgtcttctctaccggaccgagtaccctgaggtTGACAACATCCTCTTTGATCTCCGGAtctacacagagggtcgtcttgctgggtgaggtagcacacagattgtgtctgatgctgtttctctaagtaacaacagttagctgcaaaaccataatttccaacccagaatgcgcttctctctctgaaagaaaccttctgagaattcattcacgcatccaaaactctcatttcattttagcttttcattcagtcacatgtttgcctttaaaacaagttttaatatcaaagctggtaaattgtcatccatgaattgtcaattGAAATTATCAtttaaattgtcgtttcaaattgtcaagtttaaaattgttagtaataaattcttcaattTTTACACTCTGCCtaatctttgaaatgaaacacagaacggtataaatatttctggttattgaaaaagcaaagattcctaacttctgattcaaaaaaaacttttgctattaaatttaattattttaaattaaacatcaatctttggattaaatatagaccaaacaggttggtgtatgaacttctatcgattatataagtatcttggatatttatacatgatataggctcatatgctaatgtgcttggtcattctcagaatctacaactgatagcaaacagtgttgattctagtgtgtAGAATATgctacattatttattattatattttatttatattatttaAAGTCACTGAAAAATGTTTTGCATTACACTTGTGTTTAGCTTGTTTCTGGTGGAAGTCCAACAGCTCCTTTAGATGTTCCCGCCCTAAAACCAGTTGTCCACATTCTTCCAAGACAGAGGGGGTGCTGCTGAGCCACTCAGCTGTCTGCAAATCATGTTATGGTGtcaaaaaagcaaaaagaaaaatGCTATTTAGTAACAATAGCATACAGTCACCTTTTTCAATAAAATGAAAATTACAACTACTTAATTGATCCACCTGTTTTATGTCAGGGATGGGCAGCAGGCTGTCCAGTCTGGAGATGAATTTCCACACTAGTGATTGTAACGTGGCTTCATATTGTTGGCCGTAATGGATGGGGAAGACCTcctgggaaaaaaaaaaagagatatgAACAGGGAAGGATAAAAGGTATTTTCTACTCTCGTTTGATTTGTTCCACGCATTTCACATATGACGTCCGTgacttttaaagacacattttgatgccaagaaagctctTATTTTCAAAAggcggcaaaagttattttaggttgcgTGTGACATGACGTAGCGGACTACAAATACGCGTCTCACCAAATTGATGTCATTGAGCCAGACACGAAGAGGAGGAAAAGAAAGGCTGCGAGTTTAACGAGCTTCAAATCCTTCATTCAGGATGAAAGAAACACCATCAATCTGGCCATTGGGTACGCAGCAGCTACACTGGGGAGAGGACTTTCTGCAGTGACATCAAACATGCcaca is a window encoding:
- the LOC107384780 gene encoding zinc finger protein 568, which produces MESKKIYDKWTDHEVQALLAFYGAEEVQRRFESSRRNEKIFQDMADYLESLGFQHTAKQCREKIKKMKQDYRRRKDHNNKSDSDRRTSKWYDRLDEIFGHRPAFAADPGTMDSAGVMQACPFRQNTSPSTSALSAVEERSASDELFSPEGCRLSIPSLCLLIPTLRLMSAFAWQVVQCCNVVHYRKVEELVVLVTELAPELLTARERVQLLLRLRARLVLELCRSESTATPLHVQPHLDVILNLKMSSGCDQEDFEELEKSKTNFVEVVQTLFQDPEERERFFTEVFPIHYGQQYEATLQSLVWKFISRLDSLLPIPDIKQTAEWLSSTPSVLEECGQLVLGREHLKELLDFHQKQAKHKCFSQTQNMFLPFLSLHPKPSSNQEESPISDEEGFDLDKESSEENQTEPVVDDSGRRDDGKNQQSEGSGPSTLHYCSKCSYTVGKVSDLLQHIRRTHLIQKPGNIFRNYITLMRGTTIPGLKISKFSKEDASSNSKGPPYQCDKCDKKYPSKWYLTIHYRSHTGEMPFLCSTCGKGFKSLNALNSHSRTHTGDWRYKCDICGKTSIQQMARHMRMHRGEKNYLCSECGKAFLSSGELRLHMRSHTGERPYKCKQCGKGFIAKCILTRHTRQHTGEKPYRCSLCPKTFYSLRDKKRHLMIHTTRSLFSA